Proteins from one Nitrobacteraceae bacterium AZCC 2146 genomic window:
- a CDS encoding 2-dehydropantoate 2-reductase (product_source=KO:K00077; cath_funfam=1.10.1040.10,3.40.50.720; cog=COG1893; ko=KO:K00077; pfam=PF02558,PF08546; superfamily=48179,51735; tigrfam=TIGR00745): MRILVVGAGAIGGYFGGRLLQAGADVTFLVRPKRASELASAGLVIKSPHGDVTLKNPPTVQADKLSEKFDVVLLSCKAFDLDDAIASFAPAVGPNTAIIPFLNGMLHLDVLDRKFGAERVLGGQCAIAATLNEQREVVQLSPMQSLSFGERDGKMSARITAIADIMAKGNFAGQPTDNIMQEMWEKWVFLATLAGSTSVMRAAVGDIIASPGGRDFILGVRDEISAVAKAAGYAPRAPFLERTQGMLTAEGSMLTASMFRDIKVGAAIESDQIIGDLIARADAAKAPVPKLRVIYTHLKAYERTRG, encoded by the coding sequence ATGCGCATTCTCGTGGTCGGCGCCGGTGCCATCGGCGGATATTTTGGCGGCAGGCTGCTGCAGGCCGGGGCGGACGTGACGTTTCTGGTCCGACCGAAGCGCGCCAGCGAACTGGCCAGCGCCGGCCTGGTCATCAAGAGCCCGCATGGCGACGTCACGCTGAAGAATCCGCCGACCGTGCAGGCCGACAAGCTCAGCGAGAAATTCGACGTGGTGCTGCTGAGCTGCAAGGCGTTCGATCTCGACGACGCCATCGCATCTTTTGCGCCGGCGGTGGGCCCGAACACGGCGATCATCCCGTTCCTGAATGGCATGCTGCATCTCGATGTGCTCGACAGGAAATTCGGCGCCGAACGGGTGCTCGGCGGCCAGTGCGCCATTGCCGCGACGCTGAACGAACAGCGCGAAGTGGTGCAGCTCTCGCCGATGCAGTCGCTGAGTTTCGGCGAGCGCGACGGCAAGATGTCGGCGCGTATCACCGCCATTGCAGACATCATGGCCAAGGGCAATTTTGCCGGACAACCCACCGACAACATCATGCAGGAGATGTGGGAGAAGTGGGTGTTCCTGGCCACGTTGGCCGGCTCCACCAGCGTGATGCGCGCCGCAGTCGGCGACATCATCGCCTCGCCCGGCGGCCGCGATTTCATCCTCGGCGTCCGCGATGAAATCAGCGCCGTCGCCAAGGCCGCGGGCTACGCGCCGCGCGCGCCATTCCTGGAGCGCACCCAGGGCATGCTGACAGCGGAGGGGTCGATGCTGACCGCGTCGATGTTCCGCGACATCAAGGTCGGCGCCGCCATCGAATCCGACCAGATCATCGGCGACCTGATCGCCCGCGCCGACGCCGCAAAGGCACCGGTACCAAAACTGCGGGTGATCTACACGCATCTCAAGGCGTATGAGAGAACGCGGGGATAG
- a CDS encoding NAD(P)-dependent dehydrogenase (short-subunit alcohol dehydrogenase family) (product_source=COG1028; cath_funfam=3.40.50.720; cog=COG1028; pfam=PF00106; superfamily=51735): MQKRNATVAVIGAGDFIGAEIAKKFASEGFTVFAGRRNGDKLAPLVTEIETMGGSIVARSLDARKEDEIAAFLNDADAHAPLEVCIFNVGANVNFPILETTERVFRKVWEMACYSGFLAGREAARLMTARGQGNIFFTGATASLRGGSGYAAFASAKFGLRAVAQSMARELGPKNIHVAHLIIDSGVDTAWVRERRVQLLGKDALDNPDLLMPPSSVAASYWQLYQQPRSAWTFELEIRPFGEKW, encoded by the coding sequence GTGCAGAAACGCAACGCCACAGTGGCCGTGATCGGCGCCGGGGACTTCATCGGCGCCGAGATCGCGAAGAAGTTCGCATCCGAAGGTTTTACGGTCTTCGCCGGCCGCCGCAACGGTGACAAGCTGGCGCCGCTGGTGACGGAGATCGAGACGATGGGCGGCAGCATCGTCGCGCGCTCGCTCGACGCACGGAAAGAAGACGAGATCGCCGCGTTTCTGAACGACGCCGACGCCCATGCGCCGCTGGAAGTCTGCATCTTCAACGTCGGCGCCAACGTCAATTTCCCGATTCTGGAGACCACAGAGCGGGTGTTTCGCAAGGTCTGGGAAATGGCGTGCTATTCCGGCTTTCTCGCCGGCCGCGAGGCGGCACGGCTGATGACCGCGCGTGGTCAAGGCAACATCTTCTTCACCGGCGCCACTGCCAGCCTGCGCGGCGGCAGCGGCTATGCGGCTTTCGCCAGCGCAAAGTTCGGCCTGCGTGCGGTAGCCCAATCGATGGCCCGCGAACTCGGCCCGAAGAACATCCACGTCGCGCACCTGATCATCGATTCCGGCGTCGATACCGCCTGGGTACGCGAGCGCCGCGTTCAGCTCTTGGGCAAGGACGCCCTCGACAATCCCGATTTGTTGATGCCGCCGTCTTCAGTGGCTGCGTCATACTGGCAGCTCTACCAGCAGCCGCGCAGTGCCTGGACGTTCGAGTTGGAAATTCGGCCGTTCGGCGAAAAGTGGTAA
- a CDS encoding 2-hydroxychromene-2-carboxylate isomerase (product_source=COG3917; cath_funfam=3.40.30.10; cog=COG3917; pfam=PF01323; superfamily=52833) translates to MTRTSPQFLFDFGSPNAFLSHEAIPAIEARTGVKFEYLPVLLGGIFKATNNKSPAESLAGVKNKREFHAIETERFIKRFKVKPFVMNPFFPVNTLNLMRAAIAAQLEGVFETYVEAAFHHMWVEPKKMDDPEVAIAALNASGLDGAKLLTRAQEPEVKAKLVANTQYAVERGAFGSPTFYVGDEMFYGKEQLREIEELISGAVQ, encoded by the coding sequence TTGACCCGGACATCCCCGCAGTTCCTGTTCGATTTCGGCAGCCCCAACGCCTTTCTCAGCCATGAGGCGATCCCGGCGATCGAGGCGCGCACCGGTGTCAAATTCGAATACCTGCCGGTGCTGCTCGGCGGCATCTTCAAGGCCACCAACAACAAGTCGCCGGCCGAATCGCTGGCCGGCGTCAAGAACAAGCGCGAGTTCCACGCCATCGAGACCGAGCGCTTCATCAAGCGCTTCAAGGTCAAGCCTTTCGTCATGAATCCGTTCTTTCCGGTCAACACGCTCAACCTGATGCGTGCCGCGATTGCCGCGCAGCTCGAAGGCGTGTTCGAAACATACGTCGAGGCGGCGTTTCATCACATGTGGGTCGAGCCAAAAAAGATGGACGACCCCGAAGTCGCCATCGCGGCCTTGAACGCTTCGGGCCTGGACGGTGCAAAACTGCTGACGCGCGCGCAGGAACCCGAGGTCAAGGCCAAGCTCGTGGCAAACACGCAATACGCCGTCGAACGCGGCGCATTCGGCTCGCCGACCTTCTATGTTGGCGACGAGATGTTTTACGGCAAGGAGCAGTTGCGCGAGATTGAGGAGTTGATTTCCGGCGCAGTCCAATAG
- a CDS encoding putative MATE family efflux protein (product_source=TIGR00797; cog=COG0534; pfam=PF01554; tigrfam=TIGR00797; transmembrane_helix_parts=Inside_1_40,TMhelix_41_63,Outside_64_72,TMhelix_73_95,Inside_96_107,TMhelix_108_130,Outside_131_149,TMhelix_150_168,Inside_169_179,TMhelix_180_202,Outside_203_211,TMhelix_212_234,Inside_235_263,TMhelix_264_286,Outside_287_305,TMhelix_306_328,Inside_329_340,TMhelix_341_363,Outside_364_377,TMhelix_378_400,Inside_401_406,TMhelix_407_429,Outside_430_438,TMhelix_439_461,Inside_462_470): MARRCSCRRSQVARFNLKEFRVPSPRPLWQTFLAFLAPMMLSNILQSLFGTINSIYVGQMIGVDALAAASVFFPVMFFFISFVVGLGAGASVLIGQAWGAGEYHKMKAVAGATLAVAILLAAIIAVFGGLFSRQLMVALATPPDILDQASAYARIMMLAMPATFIFILMTSMMRGVGDTVTPLWALALSTIVGLVVTPALIRGWLGLPQLGVASVACASAASSVVTLLGLAVYLRRRNHPLAPDAEFLRSIRLNGELLRKVLRIGIPAALGMVVMSLAELVLLGLVNGFGSNATAAYGAVNQILSYVQFPAISISITVSIFGAQAIGAGKADRLGAIVRTGLLMNLVLTGGLVALAYLFSRILMGFFIVDPAVLDLAQRLLHIVLWSSVLFGMGTTFSGMMRASGTVFAPLAILIFAIVAIELPSAIVLSRAIGLDGVWAAYPITFCAMFILQMSYYLLVWRKRTVQRLI; the protein is encoded by the coding sequence ATGGCGCGCAGGTGTTCGTGCCGCCGCAGCCAAGTCGCCCGCTTCAACTTGAAAGAATTTCGCGTGCCCAGTCCCAGGCCCTTGTGGCAGACATTTCTCGCCTTCCTCGCGCCGATGATGTTGAGCAACATCCTGCAATCGCTGTTCGGAACCATCAACAGTATCTATGTCGGCCAGATGATTGGCGTCGATGCGCTCGCCGCGGCATCGGTGTTCTTCCCGGTGATGTTCTTCTTCATCTCCTTCGTCGTCGGGTTGGGGGCGGGCGCGTCGGTGCTGATCGGCCAGGCCTGGGGCGCAGGCGAGTACCACAAGATGAAGGCCGTTGCCGGCGCGACGCTCGCGGTCGCCATTTTGCTGGCGGCGATCATCGCCGTGTTCGGCGGCCTGTTCAGCCGGCAATTGATGGTCGCGCTTGCGACGCCGCCGGATATTCTCGACCAGGCCAGCGCCTATGCCCGCATCATGATGCTGGCGATGCCGGCTACTTTCATTTTCATTCTGATGACATCGATGATGCGCGGCGTCGGCGACACCGTGACCCCGTTGTGGGCGCTGGCCCTGTCCACCATCGTCGGCCTGGTGGTGACACCGGCGCTGATCCGCGGCTGGCTTGGCCTGCCGCAACTCGGCGTCGCCAGCGTAGCCTGCGCATCGGCCGCGTCCTCGGTGGTCACGCTACTCGGGCTCGCGGTGTATCTTCGCCGCAGGAATCACCCGCTCGCGCCGGACGCGGAATTCCTGCGCAGCATTCGGCTGAACGGCGAGCTGCTGCGCAAGGTGCTGCGGATCGGTATTCCGGCCGCGCTCGGCATGGTCGTCATGTCGCTGGCAGAACTGGTGCTGCTCGGCCTCGTCAACGGCTTCGGCTCCAACGCCACGGCGGCCTATGGCGCGGTCAATCAGATTCTCAGCTACGTCCAGTTTCCGGCCATATCGATCTCGATCACGGTCTCGATCTTCGGCGCGCAGGCCATTGGCGCCGGCAAGGCCGACCGGCTCGGCGCCATCGTCCGCACCGGATTGCTGATGAACCTCGTTCTGACCGGCGGTTTGGTGGCGCTGGCCTATCTGTTCTCCCGCATCCTCATGGGCTTTTTCATTGTCGATCCCGCCGTGCTCGATCTCGCACAGCGATTGCTCCACATCGTGCTGTGGAGTTCGGTGCTGTTCGGCATGGGTACGACGTTCTCGGGAATGATGCGGGCCAGCGGGACGGTGTTCGCACCTTTGGCAATCTTGATTTTCGCAATTGTCGCCATCGAGCTGCCTTCGGCCATCGTCCTCAGCCGCGCCATCGGCCTTGATGGTGTCTGGGCCGCCTATCCGATCACATTCTGCGCCATGTTCATTCTGCAGATGAGCTATTACCTGCTGGTTTGGCGCAAGCGCACGGTGCAACGCCTGATTTGA
- a CDS encoding hypothetical protein (product_source=COG3644; cog=COG3644; ko=KO:K09965; pfam=PF09998) translates to MNQAASKSFTAFAADRLLASGSLAEVALAVKIASGSDIPEPIIIFDDATGRPIDLDLRGTHRDVIARLPQSPDSATPEESATPEPRGRGRPKLGVVAREVTLLPRHWEWLNARPGGASVALRKLVEDARRASGDRDRARAARDAAYHFMSAISGDRPGFEEASRALFADDRRRFVGLIDTWPEDIRNHIVKLAFSDHAGQSSG, encoded by the coding sequence ATGAATCAGGCGGCCTCCAAATCCTTTACCGCATTCGCCGCTGATCGGCTGCTGGCGTCTGGATCGCTCGCCGAGGTCGCGCTCGCTGTCAAAATTGCGTCCGGAAGCGACATCCCCGAGCCGATCATCATCTTCGACGATGCGACGGGGCGGCCGATCGATCTCGATCTTCGCGGCACCCATCGGGACGTCATCGCGCGGCTGCCGCAATCGCCGGATTCGGCCACCCCAGAGGAATCAGCCACGCCCGAACCGCGCGGACGCGGGCGACCGAAACTCGGCGTCGTCGCGCGCGAGGTGACGCTGCTGCCGCGGCACTGGGAATGGCTCAATGCGCGGCCGGGCGGCGCCTCGGTCGCGCTGCGAAAACTGGTCGAGGACGCCCGTCGCGCAAGCGGCGACAGGGATCGCGCCCGCGCGGCGCGGGATGCCGCCTATCATTTCATGTCGGCGATATCAGGCGACAGGCCAGGTTTCGAGGAAGCCTCACGTGCGTTGTTCGCAGACGACCGGCGGCGCTTCGTCGGCCTGATCGACACATGGCCCGAAGATATCCGCAATCACATCGTCAAGCTCGCCTTCAGCGACCACGCCGGGCAGTCCTCCGGCTGA
- a CDS encoding glutathione S-transferase (product_source=KO:K00799; cath_funfam=1.20.1050.10,3.40.30.10; cog=COG0625; ko=KO:K00799; pfam=PF00043,PF02798; superfamily=47616,52833), translating to MLTVHHLNNSRSQRVLWLLEELGVPYEIVRYNRQPNMLAPPALRAIHPLGKSPVITDNGNTIAESGAIIEYIVDTYGAGRLIPPPGTPERLRFTYWLHYAEGSAMPPLLLKLIFLMLPKRAPWLMKPLVNAISAKALGTMVNPQLKQHMAFWEGELSKSEWFAGNEFTAADIQMSFPLEAASARAGLEQGHPKAMAFLARIHARPAYQRALEKGGPYSVGR from the coding sequence ATGCTGACCGTCCATCACCTCAACAATTCGCGCTCGCAGCGGGTGCTGTGGCTGCTTGAAGAGCTCGGCGTGCCCTACGAGATCGTGCGCTACAACAGACAGCCCAACATGCTGGCGCCGCCGGCGTTGCGCGCGATTCATCCGCTCGGCAAATCGCCTGTGATCACCGACAACGGCAACACCATCGCGGAGTCCGGCGCGATCATCGAATACATCGTCGATACCTACGGCGCGGGCCGGCTGATCCCACCGCCAGGGACGCCGGAGCGGCTGCGCTTCACCTACTGGCTGCATTACGCCGAAGGCTCGGCGATGCCGCCGCTGCTGCTGAAGCTGATCTTCCTGATGTTGCCGAAGCGCGCGCCATGGCTGATGAAGCCACTGGTCAACGCGATCTCCGCGAAGGCGCTCGGCACCATGGTCAATCCGCAGCTGAAGCAGCACATGGCGTTCTGGGAAGGCGAGCTGAGCAAGAGCGAATGGTTCGCCGGCAACGAGTTTACCGCCGCCGACATCCAGATGAGTTTTCCGCTCGAAGCCGCGTCCGCCCGCGCGGGCCTTGAGCAGGGCCATCCCAAGGCGATGGCGTTTCTCGCCCGCATCCACGCCCGCCCCGCTTATCAGCGTGCGCTTGAAAAAGGCGGGCCCTACAGCGTTGGGCGCTAG
- a CDS encoding 4-oxalocrotonate tautomerase (product_source=KO:K01821; cath_funfam=3.30.429.10; cog=COG1942; ko=KO:K01821; pfam=PF01361; superfamily=55331; tigrfam=TIGR00013): protein MPIVTIQVTREGSGPGRDSVTPEEKAALIAGVSQLLLDVLHKPLEATFVVIEEVETENWGWGGLPVIEYRRRRAAVGA, encoded by the coding sequence ATGCCGATCGTCACCATCCAGGTTACGCGGGAGGGATCCGGTCCTGGCCGCGATTCCGTCACGCCAGAGGAAAAGGCAGCCCTCATCGCCGGCGTCAGCCAGCTCCTGCTCGACGTACTCCACAAGCCCCTCGAAGCGACTTTCGTCGTCATCGAAGAGGTTGAAACGGAGAACTGGGGCTGGGGTGGTCTGCCAGTGATCGAGTACCGCAGGCGACGTGCCGCCGTCGGGGCCTAG
- a CDS encoding NAD(P)-dependent dehydrogenase (short-subunit alcohol dehydrogenase family) (product_source=COG1028; cath_funfam=3.40.50.720; cog=COG1028; pfam=PF13561; superfamily=51735), with amino-acid sequence MSNEQKVAIITGASQGIGASLVKAYRDRNYRVVATSRSIKQSGDQDILAIAGDIGDPATAERIVKEALSRFGRLDTLVNNAGIFIAKPFTDYTVEDFTSKIATNVAGFFHITQRAAAEMLKQGSGHIVSITTSLTDHAISGVPAVLANLTKGGINSATKSLAIEYATKGIRVNAVSPGVIKTPMHTPETHEFLAGLHPVKRMGEMRDIVDAVLYLESAGFVTGEILHVDGGQSAGH; translated from the coding sequence ATGAGTAACGAGCAGAAAGTAGCCATCATTACCGGTGCGTCACAGGGTATCGGCGCCAGTCTGGTCAAGGCGTATCGGGATCGCAACTATCGGGTCGTCGCAACGTCGCGCTCGATCAAGCAAAGCGGCGATCAGGATATTCTTGCTATCGCCGGCGACATTGGCGATCCCGCGACGGCCGAGCGCATCGTCAAGGAAGCCCTTTCGCGCTTCGGACGGCTCGATACGCTGGTCAACAACGCCGGCATTTTTATCGCCAAGCCGTTCACGGACTACACGGTCGAGGACTTCACATCGAAGATCGCGACAAACGTCGCCGGCTTCTTTCACATCACGCAGCGCGCCGCGGCCGAGATGCTGAAGCAGGGCTCCGGTCACATTGTCAGCATCACGACCAGCCTGACCGATCATGCGATCTCAGGCGTGCCTGCGGTGCTGGCCAATCTCACCAAGGGCGGCATCAACTCAGCCACGAAGTCGCTCGCCATCGAATACGCGACGAAGGGCATCCGGGTGAACGCCGTGTCGCCTGGCGTCATCAAGACCCCGATGCACACTCCAGAAACCCACGAGTTCCTCGCCGGGCTGCATCCGGTCAAGCGCATGGGCGAAATGCGCGACATCGTGGACGCGGTCCTCTATCTCGAATCCGCCGGCTTCGTGACGGGAGAAATCCTTCATGTCGACGGCGGTCAGAGCGCCGGTCACTAA
- a CDS encoding DNA-binding transcriptional LysR family regulator (product_source=COG0583; cath_funfam=1.10.10.10,3.40.190.10; cog=COG0583; pfam=PF00126,PF03466; superfamily=46785,53850), protein MDRVEAMRVFVAALDEGSLAGAGRRLARSPAAVSRAIAFLEQHVGAELLHRTTRSIKLSEAGERYASACRRILIDLEEADMSAADERTAPRGTLTVTAPPISGEEILGPIIDAYLDAYPAVSVNLILLDRYSNLVDEGIDVALRVAELPDSSMVAVRVGGDVKRVIVASPRYLAEHPRIDEPADLTKHRIVTTTHFGHDAWVFPPAAGSSIARAVHFKPRLVVNSVRAALASAVDGHGVTRLYTYHVAERVQDGSLKIVLRNAEPLPLPVHLITPQGRTSVPKVRAFLDFAAPRLRAEFARLSAEAEALKP, encoded by the coding sequence ATGGATCGCGTCGAAGCGATGCGGGTGTTCGTCGCCGCCTTGGATGAAGGCAGCCTCGCCGGGGCGGGGCGTCGGCTTGCGCGATCGCCGGCCGCCGTCAGCCGGGCCATTGCCTTTCTGGAGCAGCACGTCGGCGCCGAACTCCTTCACCGCACCACCCGCTCGATCAAGCTCAGTGAGGCCGGCGAGCGCTACGCTTCGGCGTGTCGTCGCATCCTGATCGATCTCGAAGAGGCGGACATGAGCGCTGCAGATGAGCGTACCGCTCCGCGAGGGACACTCACGGTGACCGCACCGCCGATCAGCGGCGAAGAAATTCTGGGCCCGATCATCGACGCCTATCTCGACGCTTACCCGGCGGTTTCGGTAAATCTCATATTGCTCGACCGCTACTCCAATCTTGTCGATGAAGGAATCGATGTAGCCCTTCGCGTCGCCGAACTTCCCGACTCCTCGATGGTTGCCGTCCGGGTCGGGGGCGACGTAAAGCGGGTGATCGTCGCGTCGCCACGCTATCTCGCCGAGCATCCCCGCATCGACGAGCCTGCCGATCTAACCAAGCACCGCATCGTCACCACCACGCACTTCGGGCACGACGCGTGGGTATTTCCGCCGGCAGCGGGCAGCTCGATCGCGCGCGCGGTCCACTTCAAGCCCCGGCTTGTGGTCAACAGCGTTCGGGCCGCGCTCGCGTCGGCCGTGGACGGCCATGGCGTGACGCGTCTTTATACCTACCACGTGGCTGAACGCGTGCAGGATGGCTCGCTGAAGATCGTGCTCCGCAATGCCGAACCGCTGCCCCTGCCGGTTCACCTGATCACCCCGCAAGGCCGGACTTCGGTCCCGAAAGTCCGCGCTTTCCTCGACTTTGCGGCTCCGCGCTTGCGAGCGGAGTTTGCGAGGCTCTCGGCGGAGGCCGAAGCCCTGAAGCCTTGA
- a CDS encoding histidine ammonia-lyase (product_source=KO:K01745; cath_funfam=1.10.275.10,1.20.200.10; cog=COG2986; ko=KO:K01745; pfam=PF00221; superfamily=48557; tigrfam=TIGR01225) translates to MKMSFKAGEVTLAEWRSIYRGATPTLDKGCEARVKASAEAVARIVEKGEPVYGINTGFGKLASVRIEADNILALQRNIVLSHCVGVGDPAPTPIIRLMMCLKIASLAQGFSGVRLETIQLLDAMVANNIIPVVPSQGSVGASGDLAPLAHMTSVMIGVGEAFTGSGRMAAVDALATAGLKPIVLGAKEGLALLNGTQFSTACALAGLFEAEILFKTAIISGALSTDAARGSDAPFDPRIHALRKHPGQIAVAFALNAFLAGSSIRESHRTGDVRVQDPYCLRCQPQVMGAALDVLRQAANTLLTEANGVSDNPLIFSEDDLAISGGNFHAEPVAFAADMIALAVCEIGSISERRIAMLVDPALSGMPAFLTPRPGLNSGFMIAQVTAAALVSENKQRAYPASVDSIPTSANQEDHVSMAAHGARRLLPMVENAMAVIAIELLAGAQGCDFHSPLKSSDRLESVRKLIRTKVPHLDEDRYFHPDIEQSIHLVRSESIIAAADFAELPGI, encoded by the coding sequence GTGAAAATGAGTTTCAAGGCAGGAGAGGTCACGTTGGCCGAATGGAGGTCGATCTATCGCGGCGCCACGCCAACACTGGACAAAGGCTGTGAAGCCCGGGTGAAAGCAAGTGCCGAGGCGGTTGCCCGCATCGTTGAAAAAGGTGAGCCGGTCTACGGCATCAACACCGGTTTTGGAAAACTCGCGAGCGTTCGTATTGAGGCTGACAACATTCTCGCGCTGCAAAGAAATATCGTGTTGTCGCATTGCGTGGGCGTGGGCGATCCAGCTCCCACGCCGATCATCCGACTGATGATGTGCTTGAAGATTGCAAGCCTGGCACAAGGATTTTCCGGCGTTCGTCTGGAGACGATACAGCTATTGGACGCAATGGTTGCAAATAACATTATTCCAGTGGTGCCATCGCAGGGATCTGTCGGCGCGTCGGGCGATCTAGCGCCGCTTGCCCATATGACCTCGGTGATGATCGGTGTCGGTGAGGCATTTACTGGATCGGGACGAATGGCGGCTGTCGATGCGCTTGCAACGGCCGGGTTGAAGCCGATCGTGCTGGGTGCCAAGGAGGGACTGGCCCTGTTGAACGGCACTCAATTTTCGACGGCCTGCGCGCTGGCGGGCCTGTTCGAGGCCGAGATCCTTTTCAAGACAGCCATCATCAGCGGCGCATTGTCGACCGACGCGGCACGCGGCTCCGATGCTCCGTTCGACCCGCGAATCCATGCGCTGCGTAAACATCCTGGACAGATCGCGGTGGCCTTTGCCCTCAACGCGTTTCTCGCCGGCAGCTCCATCCGGGAGTCGCATCGGACGGGGGACGTTCGTGTTCAGGATCCGTATTGCCTTCGTTGCCAGCCACAGGTGATGGGCGCCGCTCTGGACGTCTTGCGCCAGGCCGCGAATACGCTTCTGACGGAAGCGAATGGGGTTTCGGACAATCCCTTGATCTTCTCGGAGGACGACCTCGCCATTTCGGGCGGCAATTTTCACGCAGAGCCCGTGGCCTTCGCGGCAGACATGATTGCGCTTGCTGTCTGCGAGATCGGATCTATCTCGGAACGGCGGATCGCGATGCTGGTGGATCCGGCGCTCTCAGGTATGCCGGCGTTCCTGACGCCAAGGCCCGGACTCAATTCGGGTTTCATGATTGCACAGGTCACGGCTGCGGCGCTGGTTTCGGAAAACAAGCAGCGAGCCTACCCCGCAAGCGTCGATTCCATTCCGACGTCCGCGAACCAGGAAGATCACGTCTCGATGGCAGCCCACGGAGCACGCCGTCTCTTGCCGATGGTCGAGAATGCGATGGCCGTGATCGCCATCGAGCTTCTGGCCGGCGCGCAGGGATGCGATTTCCATTCTCCATTGAAATCCAGCGACCGCCTTGAATCTGTTCGAAAGTTGATACGAACCAAGGTTCCCCATCTCGACGAAGATCGCTATTTCCATCCCGATATCGAGCAATCAATCCATTTGGTGCGGTCCGAATCGATTATCGCTGCCGCGGATTTTGCAGAACTGCCAGGCATCTGA
- a CDS encoding putative TIM-barrel fold metal-dependent hydrolase (product_source=COG3618; cath_funfam=3.20.20.140; cog=COG3618; pfam=PF04909; superfamily=51556): protein MQTSEPTRSKSDEPPACPGPQPTQRRATRFTVPSGAVDTHAHVIGLPPEYPFVAARSYTPPAATAAEYLAMLDATGMAYGVLTQVSVHGTDNRLLTETLNANRKRLRGIAVIPLDCPERERAALKDAGVVGLRMNVLYGGGVGFAQLEDYAALCREMGWHLQFLIDAKDIPAMASRFAKLPVPFLIDHMGHFPTTRGTDDAGFQALLALVRDGAWVRLSGAYRTTVEGPPYRDTIPFARMLAEAGPDRCVWGSDWPHVANWDVMMGVSDLLDLLADWVPDEAHRNRILVDNPQRLFGFPAD, encoded by the coding sequence ATGCAGACGTCTGAGCCAACTCGTTCGAAATCCGATGAACCGCCGGCCTGCCCGGGGCCGCAGCCAACGCAGCGCCGCGCGACACGGTTCACCGTGCCTTCGGGCGCGGTCGATACCCACGCCCATGTGATCGGCCTGCCGCCGGAGTATCCTTTCGTGGCGGCGCGCAGCTACACGCCGCCGGCCGCGACGGCCGCCGAGTATCTTGCGATGCTCGATGCCACCGGTATGGCCTACGGCGTGCTGACGCAGGTCAGCGTACACGGCACCGACAACCGGCTGCTGACGGAAACGCTCAACGCCAATCGCAAGCGGCTGCGCGGCATCGCGGTGATCCCGCTGGATTGCCCGGAGAGGGAACGCGCCGCACTGAAGGATGCCGGCGTGGTCGGGCTGCGGATGAACGTATTGTACGGCGGCGGTGTCGGCTTCGCGCAACTCGAGGATTACGCGGCGCTGTGCCGCGAGATGGGCTGGCATCTGCAGTTTCTGATCGATGCCAAGGACATTCCGGCGATGGCGTCGCGCTTTGCGAAACTGCCAGTGCCCTTCCTGATCGATCACATGGGGCATTTCCCGACTACCCGCGGCACCGACGATGCCGGCTTCCAGGCCTTGCTGGCGCTGGTCCGCGACGGCGCCTGGGTGCGGCTGTCCGGTGCCTATCGCACCACCGTCGAAGGCCCGCCCTATCGCGACACGATTCCGTTCGCGCGGATGCTGGCCGAAGCCGGCCCCGATCGCTGCGTCTGGGGCTCGGACTGGCCGCATGTGGCGAACTGGGACGTGATGATGGGCGTCAGCGACCTGCTCGATCTGCTGGCCGACTGGGTGCCGGATGAGGCGCACCGCAACCGCATCCTGGTCGACAATCCGCAGCGGCTGTTTGGATTTCCGGCAGACTAG